The window GGACGCCCAGCCTCGGCGACAGCGCCCTCTACAGCGAAGACCAACTCCGCGCCCTCAATCAGGCCCGCACTCGCGTGCGCCTGCATATCGAACAGCAGGCCGACGGCAGCCTCAAGGGTTACGGTTTCTACACCGGAAAGAACCGCGATTGGGAATTGGTCGATGTCGTGCAGATCGGTTTGCGCGACAGCCAATACGTCGCAGACCTGGGAGAAGGCGTCGCACTGATCTGGACCCCGGCTGAAGACGGCTCCGACATTCTCGGCATCCCCGAACTGGAAGCCGCCCCGCAGGCGCCGCACATTTGGGTTTACCCGCCGACGAAACAGGCTGACAGCATCATCGTGAATCCGGTTTATCCGCCTGAGTACAAGGATTTCATTCTTGTGTTTCCGGTGGGGTCGGGGGTTAGGCCGGTTTACATTGTTATCAGTACGCGAGCCGGGGATCACGAGTACTACCCCCCTCCGGATGTACTTCCCGCATATCCTGATGCGAGAGTGGTGGGTCGCAAGACGGCCGTTCAAGGTGGAGGAGGACTTCGTAAAAGATGGAAAACATCAAAGGGATTAATTCTGGAGTGGGACTCTATGCATGGGACGGTCGAAATGTATGACTCCAGAGGTAACCCCCTGGGAGAGCACGATCCAAACACAGGCAAGCCAACGTCCATATCAAAGAACAAAAACTCGAAAAAAGGTAAAAAAAGGAGGGTCGAACCTTGAGATTTTTATTAGAAGCCTTTGACAAAGACACCGACTTTCAGATGTTTGTAGTTGAACTTCCGCAAGGTCGAGATGAGCAAATCAAAACCATCATGGGTTGGACGACAGAGCAACAGGGCTGGGAAGGCTACAATTTGAGTCCGCAGCAATTGGTGGAAATTGAAAAACTGGTAGGAAAGTCCATTGACCAAGCACGTTGCTACTTTCAACTCACGTGCAATGGATGAAGCGCCATCAATTACGCATACCCAATAAAAATACCTAGCAGCCACCTGTTCGGCTTTTTGTCCGTTGTCTTGCAAGCGTATTGAAGGAAACCTATGGCGAGGGAGATTGCTCCTGTCCGACGCGCAGCAGTCGCGAATCCGCGCAACACGGTTGCCCGGATATACCGCGTTTTCAGGTTTTGGGGCTGCTACGCAGCCCAGCGGGAGCAAGCCCCCTCGCCACAGTGTCGGTGCTCGACATGGATACTGTGTCGTTGATGGGAATCGCGAGCAGGCTCGCTCCTACAGGTTTGGTGGGTTACCGGAAATTTGCGGTGTGTTGA of the Pseudomonas sp. MAG733B genome contains:
- a CDS encoding S-type pyocin domain-containing protein, producing the protein MAGNKDIPKVKNPPSGDGHHVTYRFMTPSELAEREARQNAYEAMLARQDDYMRKRQVAEVEQKPVQVGCVFAKSCKLPDAVINYSNPSGMVPTDSLKDYGEIAWLGAREADDGGLLNLQTISGSTVALGIGQLALRVPSLIVPAIGAVGPAVSAVLGGLVAIFWTPSLGDSALYSEDQLRALNQARTRVRLHIEQQADGSLKGYGFYTGKNRDWELVDVVQIGLRDSQYVADLGEGVALIWTPAEDGSDILGIPELEAAPQAPHIWVYPPTKQADSIIVNPVYPPEYKDFILVFPVGSGVRPVYIVISTRAGDHEYYPPPDVLPAYPDARVVGRKTAVQGGGGLRKRWKTSKGLILEWDSMHGTVEMYDSRGNPLGEHDPNTGKPTSISKNKNSKKGKKRRVEP